From a single Mycolicibacterium moriokaense genomic region:
- a CDS encoding SDR family NAD(P)-dependent oxidoreductase, translated as MTARATFDFTGTAALVTGGTSGIGHATATLFRDAGASVTVTGTKASAGDYGTDLTGMTYRQLVLTDTNSIDELVAATSTLDVLVNNAGANFPGGLNEAEPDGFEASVALNLTAPYRLTVGLRKALAASTAQGGASVVFLSSLSALRAVTMVPGYGAAKAGIASLTHNLAVKWAPRGVRVNAVVPGVIDTPMTELAQTVPEIIDSELSRIPLGRLGTAAEIASTIAFLCTEQSSYTSGSLFVVDGGSTSQ; from the coding sequence ATGACCGCGCGTGCGACCTTCGACTTCACCGGCACCGCGGCTCTGGTCACCGGCGGAACGAGTGGCATCGGGCACGCGACGGCCACGCTCTTCCGCGACGCCGGCGCCAGCGTCACCGTCACCGGCACCAAGGCGAGCGCAGGCGACTACGGCACCGACCTGACCGGAATGACGTATCGCCAACTCGTCCTCACCGATACGAACTCGATCGACGAACTCGTCGCCGCCACAAGCACACTCGACGTACTGGTGAACAATGCCGGCGCGAACTTCCCCGGTGGGCTCAACGAGGCCGAACCCGACGGGTTCGAGGCATCGGTGGCGCTCAACCTCACCGCCCCGTACCGCCTGACCGTCGGACTTCGCAAGGCGCTCGCGGCGTCGACGGCCCAGGGCGGCGCCAGCGTCGTCTTCCTGTCGTCGTTGTCGGCACTGCGAGCGGTCACCATGGTGCCCGGTTACGGCGCGGCCAAGGCCGGCATCGCGAGCCTCACGCACAATCTCGCGGTGAAGTGGGCACCGCGCGGCGTCCGCGTCAACGCGGTGGTGCCCGGCGTGATCGACACCCCGATGACCGAGCTGGCCCAGACGGTGCCCGAGATCATCGACTCCGAACTCTCCCGAATTCCGCTCGGCCGCTTAGGCACTGCGGCCGAGATCGCATCGACGATCGCGTTTCTGTGTACCGAACAGAGTTCCTATACCAGCGGCTCGCTGTTCGTCGTCGACGGCGGATCCACCAGCCAGTGA
- a CDS encoding LLM class flavin-dependent oxidoreductase, producing the protein MTMAILRFNFAAPQDEPATRRDRIQAAMELSAWSETRGVSAVSFDEHHQSGHGWSCNPIMTAAVLLSRTERLVASVDCALGPLWHPARLAEDIALADTIGNGRLIVTLGLGYRPVEYEMFATPFEDRGRLMDELLEALLSLWSSPDFSPGPLTRPHPTVFVGGSVRATARRAARYGLPLNLPSHLPELADYYRELCAEAGHRPIVVMPPARSRGMVFLHEDPDRAWAELGEHYLWEARVYSGWSGGQVHSFMHGTETIETLDDVKAAGRYRFMSPNELIADVKENPDDHIVLHPLVGAMPIDEAWKSVHLLTDEVLPALERR; encoded by the coding sequence ATGACGATGGCCATCTTGCGGTTCAATTTCGCTGCACCGCAGGATGAACCGGCCACACGCCGGGACCGCATACAGGCGGCGATGGAGCTCAGCGCGTGGTCGGAAACCCGCGGCGTGAGCGCCGTCAGCTTCGACGAGCATCACCAGAGCGGGCACGGCTGGAGTTGCAACCCGATCATGACCGCGGCGGTCCTGCTGTCCCGCACCGAACGCCTCGTCGCCAGCGTCGACTGTGCGCTGGGTCCGCTGTGGCACCCGGCGCGGCTCGCCGAGGACATCGCGCTGGCCGACACGATCGGCAACGGACGGCTCATCGTCACGCTGGGGCTGGGGTACCGCCCCGTCGAATATGAAATGTTCGCAACGCCTTTCGAGGACCGTGGCCGTCTGATGGACGAGCTCCTCGAGGCGCTGCTGTCGCTGTGGTCGTCGCCGGACTTCAGCCCCGGCCCGCTGACCCGCCCACACCCGACGGTGTTCGTCGGAGGCAGTGTCCGCGCCACCGCGAGGCGGGCCGCCCGCTACGGTTTGCCGCTGAACCTGCCCAGCCATCTCCCCGAACTCGCCGACTACTACCGGGAACTGTGCGCAGAGGCCGGACACCGACCGATCGTCGTGATGCCGCCAGCGCGCAGTCGCGGCATGGTCTTCCTGCACGAGGATCCGGACCGGGCCTGGGCGGAACTCGGCGAGCACTACCTCTGGGAAGCGCGCGTCTACTCAGGATGGAGCGGCGGTCAGGTGCACTCGTTCATGCACGGTACCGAGACCATCGAGACCCTCGACGACGTGAAAGCGGCGGGCCGGTATCGCTTCATGTCGCCCAACGAGCTGATCGCCGACGTGAAAGAGAACCCCGACGACCACATCGTCCTGCACCCGCTCGTCGGCGCGATGCCGATCGACGAGGCGTGGAAATCGGTGCATCTGCTGACCGACGAGGTGCTGCCCGCTCTGGAAAGGCGGTAG
- a CDS encoding TVP38/TMEM64 family protein, translating into MSEIDEPEPTSRWRHVLRLAVVVAFLLGLFYLVAVARVVDVEAIREAVAATGPVAPVVYVVVSALLGALFVPGPILAAGSGVLFGPVLGLFVTLGATVGTAVVASLIGRRAGRNSARALLGADRADRIDGLIERRGLWAVVGQRFIPGVSDALASYAFGAFGVPVWQMAVGAFIGSVPRAFVYTALGASIGDLSSPLAYAAIAVWCVTAVVGAFATHQGYRKWRAHARTQAE; encoded by the coding sequence ATGTCCGAGATTGACGAGCCCGAACCCACGTCGCGCTGGCGCCATGTCCTGCGGCTTGCGGTGGTCGTGGCGTTTCTGCTCGGCCTGTTCTACCTCGTCGCGGTGGCCAGGGTCGTCGACGTCGAGGCGATTCGTGAGGCCGTCGCCGCCACGGGGCCCGTCGCACCCGTCGTCTACGTCGTGGTGTCGGCTCTGCTGGGAGCCCTGTTCGTGCCGGGGCCGATCCTCGCGGCCGGCAGCGGCGTGCTGTTCGGGCCTGTGCTCGGACTGTTCGTGACGCTGGGCGCGACGGTGGGAACAGCCGTCGTCGCCAGCCTGATCGGCAGGCGCGCGGGACGCAACAGCGCACGAGCACTGCTGGGTGCCGACCGAGCCGACCGGATCGATGGGCTGATCGAGCGACGCGGGCTGTGGGCAGTGGTCGGGCAGCGGTTCATCCCCGGCGTCTCGGATGCGCTCGCGTCCTATGCGTTCGGCGCGTTCGGGGTTCCGGTGTGGCAGATGGCCGTTGGCGCGTTCATCGGATCGGTGCCGCGAGCGTTCGTCTACACCGCACTGGGAGCGTCGATCGGCGACCTGTCCTCGCCGCTGGCGTACGCCGCGATCGCGGTCTGGTGCGTCACCGCCGTCGTCGGCGCGTTCGCCACTCACCAGGGCTACCGAAAATGGCGTGCACACGCGCGAACACAGGCGGAATAG
- a CDS encoding R2-like ligand-binding oxidase — protein MTRNRSDSLAAGGLNWDSLPLKLFAGGNAKFWDPADIDFSRDREDWEGLSELERDWATRLCAQFIAGEEAVTQDIQPFMAAMRAEGRLGDEMYLTQFAFEEAKHTQVFRMWLDAVGMTDDLQHYLDGLPAYRQMFYEELPKSLNALASDPSPAAQVRASATYNHIIEGMMALTGYYAWHRICVDNNILPGMQELVRRIGDDERRHMAWGTFTCRRHVAADDANWTVFENQMNELIPLALKNNDDAFALYDEIPFGLTMDEFAAYASDKGMRRLGTISSARGRDLAEIDIDYSPVQLEDTFADEDRKSLAASA, from the coding sequence ATGACCAGGAACCGCTCTGATTCACTCGCCGCCGGGGGGCTCAACTGGGACAGCTTGCCGTTGAAGCTGTTCGCTGGGGGAAACGCCAAGTTCTGGGATCCCGCCGATATCGATTTCTCGCGTGACCGCGAGGACTGGGAGGGGTTGTCGGAGCTCGAACGGGACTGGGCGACCCGACTGTGCGCCCAGTTCATCGCCGGGGAGGAGGCGGTCACCCAGGACATCCAGCCCTTCATGGCGGCCATGCGCGCCGAGGGCCGCCTCGGCGACGAGATGTATCTGACACAGTTCGCGTTCGAAGAGGCCAAGCACACGCAGGTATTCCGCATGTGGCTCGACGCGGTCGGGATGACCGACGACCTGCAGCACTACCTGGACGGCCTGCCCGCGTACCGGCAGATGTTCTACGAAGAGCTGCCGAAGTCACTCAACGCGCTGGCGTCCGATCCCTCACCCGCGGCTCAAGTTCGCGCCTCGGCGACCTACAACCACATCATCGAAGGCATGATGGCGTTAACGGGATACTATGCGTGGCACCGCATTTGCGTGGACAACAACATTCTGCCGGGGATGCAGGAGTTGGTGCGCCGCATCGGCGATGACGAGCGCCGCCACATGGCGTGGGGCACGTTCACGTGCCGGCGCCACGTCGCCGCCGACGACGCGAACTGGACGGTGTTCGAGAACCAGATGAACGAACTCATCCCGCTGGCACTGAAAAACAACGACGACGCCTTCGCTCTTTACGACGAGATCCCCTTCGGCCTCACCATGGACGAGTTCGCGGCGTACGCGTCTGACAAGGGAATGCGTCGGCTGGGAACTATCAGCAGCGCGCGCGGGCGGGACCTCGCCGAGATCGATATCGACTATTCGCCGGTGCAGTTGGAGGACACGTTCGCCGATGAAGACCGCAAGTCGCTGGCCGCATCAGCCTGA
- a CDS encoding Zn-ribbon domain-containing OB-fold protein, whose protein sequence is MLPALNDHNRAFWTAGADGRLLIPFCVPCGVWVNPSAADCPDCDGVLEARPVSGRGTVFTYTVNHQPFNPDVPVPYVIAIVELDEQHDLRIASNIVDCEPDSVRIGLPVEVRFERQEVGAETVYVPVFAPRD, encoded by the coding sequence ATGTTGCCCGCGCTCAACGACCACAACCGGGCGTTCTGGACGGCAGGAGCAGACGGACGGCTGCTGATCCCCTTCTGCGTGCCGTGTGGCGTATGGGTGAATCCGTCGGCCGCCGACTGTCCCGACTGCGACGGCGTGCTGGAGGCCCGCCCGGTGTCCGGCCGCGGGACGGTGTTCACCTACACCGTCAACCATCAGCCGTTCAACCCGGACGTACCCGTGCCGTACGTGATTGCGATCGTCGAGTTGGACGAGCAGCACGATCTACGCATCGCATCGAACATCGTTGACTGCGAACCGGACTCGGTTCGCATCGGTCTCCCCGTCGAAGTGCGCTTCGAACGGCAGGAGGTGGGCGCCGAGACCGTGTACGTGCCGGTGTTCGCGCCGAGGGACTGA
- a CDS encoding thiolase family protein: MSHFEKDTIVSGLGISQIGRRTGIPGLELSMEAVRAAIADAGLTPDDIDGIATFGDTLPSEIVAALGNQATDVGVGFGTGGVLTPFMSALVAVSEKRARHVLVYRTVQMLGGAMTDGPASPLLGPLANPPVEPRLPGTRRKLKPFEDIDALLAAHAYSAANWVAMHCQRHMALYGTTKEQLGWLAINSRRNAGLNPLAAFREPMTMDDYLSARPISTPLGLLDCDIPVDGAIAFVVSHADYAADCPTPAVRVEAVGGTYGSGGWFHRDDFPKMASVEAAVAMWSRTDLKPSDVDVAEIYDGFTFLTLAWLEALGFCGDGESGPFIEGATRIALDGELPLNTYGGQLSAGRLHGYWLLHEACLQLRGQAGDRQLTRRPEVAIAAAGGGPIAGCMVLTR; this comes from the coding sequence ATGAGCCACTTCGAGAAGGACACGATCGTCAGCGGCCTCGGCATCTCCCAGATCGGCCGTCGGACCGGGATTCCCGGCCTGGAGCTGAGCATGGAGGCGGTCCGCGCCGCGATCGCCGATGCCGGACTCACACCCGACGATATCGACGGGATCGCGACGTTCGGCGACACGTTGCCCTCCGAAATCGTTGCTGCGCTTGGCAATCAAGCCACCGATGTCGGGGTGGGCTTCGGTACCGGCGGGGTGCTCACGCCGTTCATGTCGGCTCTGGTCGCGGTTTCGGAGAAGCGGGCGCGGCATGTGCTTGTCTATCGGACGGTGCAGATGCTGGGCGGGGCGATGACCGATGGGCCCGCCTCGCCGTTGCTCGGCCCGCTGGCCAACCCGCCCGTCGAGCCGCGACTGCCCGGTACGCGACGCAAGCTCAAGCCGTTCGAGGACATCGACGCGCTGCTGGCGGCCCATGCGTATTCGGCGGCGAACTGGGTGGCCATGCACTGCCAGCGCCACATGGCGTTGTACGGGACGACCAAGGAACAGCTGGGCTGGCTGGCGATCAACAGCAGGCGCAATGCCGGGCTGAACCCTCTTGCGGCGTTTCGCGAGCCGATGACCATGGACGACTATCTGAGCGCGCGCCCGATTTCGACGCCGCTCGGCCTATTGGACTGCGACATCCCGGTCGACGGCGCCATCGCCTTTGTGGTCTCGCACGCCGATTACGCGGCGGACTGCCCGACTCCCGCGGTCAGGGTCGAGGCGGTCGGGGGCACCTACGGTTCGGGCGGATGGTTTCATCGCGACGACTTTCCGAAGATGGCGTCGGTCGAAGCCGCCGTCGCGATGTGGTCGCGCACAGACCTGAAGCCGTCAGATGTGGATGTCGCCGAAATCTATGACGGCTTCACGTTTCTCACGCTCGCGTGGCTGGAGGCGCTGGGTTTCTGCGGCGACGGCGAGTCGGGACCGTTCATCGAGGGCGCGACGCGGATCGCGCTCGACGGAGAACTGCCGCTCAACACATATGGGGGCCAACTGTCGGCGGGACGCCTGCACGGTTACTGGTTGTTGCACGAGGCCTGCCTCCAATTGCGAGGGCAGGCCGGCGACCGTCAACTCACGCGACGGCCCGAGGTGGCGATCGCCGCCGCAGGTGGCGGCCCGATCGCGGGCTGCATGGTCCTGACGCGCTGA
- a CDS encoding LOG family protein, which produces MNVCIFLSAADLDQRYTRPARDFAEGLGRAGHTLVWGGSDTGLMKVVADGVQETGGRLVGISVELLRDKARTHADEMVFASDLAQRKALLLRHSDAVVVMAGGLGTLDEATEILELRKHGLHDKPVVLLNTAGFYDGLVLQLHRMEEEGFLPVPLDDLVFVTDDVARAIDFLEEVVA; this is translated from the coding sequence ATGAACGTTTGCATATTTCTGTCGGCAGCCGATCTCGACCAGCGTTATACGCGGCCGGCGCGCGACTTCGCCGAAGGCCTCGGACGGGCCGGTCACACGTTGGTGTGGGGCGGATCCGATACGGGGCTGATGAAGGTCGTCGCTGACGGAGTGCAGGAGACCGGTGGACGGCTCGTCGGGATATCGGTGGAGCTTCTGCGGGATAAGGCGAGAACGCACGCCGACGAGATGGTGTTCGCCTCGGATCTCGCCCAGCGAAAAGCGTTGTTGCTGAGGCATTCCGACGCCGTCGTGGTCATGGCAGGTGGGCTGGGGACGCTCGACGAGGCAACCGAGATCCTCGAACTCCGCAAGCACGGCCTGCATGACAAGCCGGTGGTGCTGCTGAACACGGCCGGCTTCTACGACGGGCTAGTACTTCAGCTTCACCGGATGGAGGAGGAGGGCTTCCTGCCGGTGCCCCTCGACGATCTGGTTTTCGTGACCGACGACGTCGCACGGGCGATCGACTTCCTCGAGGAAGTCGTTGCCTAG